A genomic window from Candidatus Nitrosotenuis uzonensis includes:
- a CDS encoding ABC transporter permease encodes MLANKKGSLIGAVLAVSIGILVIHVNFVIFQGLYDAIIRDLSDYRFGDVRVTDEESFITKSDIFLVNWFERIPYVEAASPRMQSSASINSTKWGVRVEEFRVPVVGVDPFRDPRVSTVYQTVIDGQYVFSRNSVVLGSSVARDLGDLQVGDVIKIKITDRFGVDRVRQFLVSGIVRSPGGQGLDTSIIIHIDTLRDMMERQGETGEILVKLNDRKKADEVKNYFLTTFPNDDFIAETIEESAEQALSGFRSGIAMINMIGYFGMMSSAFAVVTIQMMLVSSKTREVGIMRAIGAKRKDILIIFIVQGMIIGAMGASVGTAMGLGYTFYAKESKMSFQGSIPLEVSYDWPKIIQTALMAFGLAVMASVYPSFKATKLQPVEAMRYV; translated from the coding sequence ATGCTGGCCAACAAAAAGGGCAGTCTGATCGGCGCTGTTCTTGCAGTCTCAATTGGAATTCTAGTAATACATGTCAATTTTGTAATATTTCAGGGATTATACGATGCAATCATCAGGGATCTATCAGATTATCGCTTTGGTGATGTAAGAGTAACAGACGAAGAATCCTTTATCACAAAATCCGACATATTTTTGGTAAACTGGTTTGAGCGTATACCATATGTAGAAGCTGCATCGCCAAGAATGCAATCAAGCGCTTCAATAAACTCTACAAAATGGGGCGTGCGAGTGGAAGAGTTTAGAGTTCCAGTAGTCGGAGTCGATCCTTTCCGTGACCCACGAGTATCTACAGTATATCAAACCGTAATTGACGGACAGTACGTCTTCTCAAGAAATTCCGTGGTACTAGGATCATCAGTTGCACGTGATCTTGGAGACTTGCAGGTAGGTGATGTAATAAAGATCAAAATAACTGACAGATTCGGAGTTGACAGGGTACGACAATTTCTTGTTTCTGGAATAGTACGCTCACCTGGAGGACAGGGCTTGGATACTAGCATCATAATCCATATTGACACATTGCGTGACATGATGGAACGGCAAGGGGAAACTGGAGAAATTCTAGTCAAGCTAAACGATAGAAAAAAAGCCGATGAAGTAAAGAACTACTTTCTGACGACGTTTCCAAATGATGATTTTATTGCAGAGACAATAGAAGAATCCGCAGAGCAAGCCTTAAGCGGTTTCCGTTCAGGAATCGCGATGATCAACATGATTGGGTACTTTGGTATGATGTCATCTGCTTTTGCCGTAGTGACAATTCAGATGATGCTGGTGTCAAGCAAGACACGCGAGGTCGGAATCATGCGAGCCATAGGGGCCAAAAGAAAGGACATTCTAATTATATTCATAGTACAAGGCATGATTATTGGCGCTATGGGTGCAAGCGTGGGAACTGCCATGGGTCTGGGATACACATTTTATGCAAAGGAATCAAAAATGTCCTTCCAAGGCAGTATACCTTTAGAGGTAAGCTATGATTGGCCTAAAATTATCCAGACTGCTCTTATGGCGTTTGGTCTTGCCGTGATGGCTTCAGTATATCCATCATTCAAGGCCACGAAACTTCAACCTGTGGAGGCAATGCGTTATGTCTGA
- a CDS encoding ABC transporter ATP-binding protein produces the protein MVLEVKDLNKIYGEGDTQVHALRDISFTVKKGEFLLIVGSSGSGKSTLLNMIGLLDKPTSGKVFVDGVNTTKLSDSKLSSFRNSKLGFIFQFSNLLADLTVLENVLLPRSIQHTDQNAMSEAITLLKAVGLEKQMHKRANKISGGQAQRAAIARGLINKPSIVLADEPTGNLDSVTADTTVQLMKSMAKKLNQTFIIVTHDRQQFGDVDRVITIRDGRAFEGEDIPPKMEVTA, from the coding sequence ATGGTATTGGAAGTCAAAGACCTGAACAAAATCTACGGAGAGGGAGATACCCAAGTGCATGCACTCAGAGACATATCATTCACAGTAAAAAAAGGAGAGTTTTTACTGATTGTCGGAAGTTCAGGTTCTGGCAAATCCACATTACTAAATATGATTGGATTGCTTGACAAACCTACAAGCGGGAAGGTATTCGTAGACGGTGTAAACACTACAAAGCTGAGCGACAGCAAGCTTTCCTCATTTAGAAACTCAAAGCTCGGGTTCATCTTTCAATTCTCTAACCTTCTGGCAGATCTAACTGTGCTTGAGAACGTACTGCTTCCAAGAAGCATACAACACACGGATCAAAATGCCATGTCGGAGGCAATCACATTACTAAAGGCAGTCGGCTTGGAAAAACAAATGCACAAGCGTGCTAACAAAATTTCCGGAGGACAAGCACAACGAGCTGCAATTGCGAGGGGCTTGATCAACAAACCTTCAATAGTGCTGGCAGATGAGCCCACTGGAAATCTTGATTCTGTAACTGCTGACACTACAGTACAATTGATGAAATCTATGGCAAAAAAACTCAATCAAACATTCATCATCGTTACTCACGACAGACAACAATTTGGAGATGTGGATAGAGTGATCACAATAAGAGACGGCAGAGCGTTTGAAGGAGAGGATATTCCGCCAAAAATGGAAGTGACAGCATGA
- a CDS encoding COG1361 S-layer family protein, with protein MKKLILTVFAAILAIQIGSVYGQLGSDKSPFDRNFADVKFLDAYFGRPNEKIEVTPGDKNVPFTVVFANVGSQDITGIKGQLQMPIGFAPSDGKGALILADSDSEAIAGKHFSLTFFVNIDEHAPIQQYPASVKLDYSRLREAGQRTSFFDFKFKVTGESILNMKAVDPVLTSLKNNKVTVEITNAGTAPMSSVKIVLQNTQTALSSTTTSITNMENVVFDQSKWTLGTINPKSTKYFTFHVYIPEGVRGNTLRAIMDVTHFNAHGDQVNTQRSVDFFINGLIDARIYNIGVIKLGEKQTVIGEVINEGNVNALFSFVTLEPLDGSNLKPQTQFIDELETDSPVPFNIPIEFDGEPKYGDHKVKITVRYKDSMRQEHLISEEATITLENTAKAPEPSVSDYMPGMIVVIVAAIVGTVIYKKIKRKKEVTSEPES; from the coding sequence ATGAAAAAACTAATTCTTACAGTATTTGCTGCGATCTTGGCAATTCAGATTGGATCCGTATATGGACAACTGGGCTCTGACAAGTCACCGTTTGATAGAAATTTTGCAGATGTTAAATTTCTTGACGCATATTTTGGAAGACCTAATGAGAAAATAGAAGTCACTCCGGGAGACAAAAATGTACCATTTACTGTTGTATTTGCTAATGTAGGATCACAGGATATTACTGGAATAAAAGGACAACTGCAAATGCCAATTGGATTTGCTCCATCTGATGGAAAGGGAGCACTTATTCTGGCAGATAGCGACTCTGAAGCAATAGCTGGAAAGCACTTTTCGCTAACGTTTTTTGTAAATATAGACGAGCATGCTCCAATACAACAATACCCTGCATCCGTAAAGCTTGACTATTCCAGACTACGTGAGGCTGGACAGCGAACGTCTTTCTTTGATTTCAAATTCAAGGTAACCGGCGAGAGTATACTTAACATGAAAGCAGTTGATCCAGTTTTGACCTCATTGAAAAACAACAAGGTTACAGTTGAAATCACAAATGCAGGCACAGCTCCAATGTCCAGTGTAAAAATCGTTCTACAAAATACACAGACTGCGCTTAGCAGTACTACGACATCTATTACAAACATGGAAAACGTAGTGTTTGATCAGAGCAAGTGGACTCTTGGAACCATCAACCCGAAATCTACAAAATACTTTACCTTCCATGTGTACATACCGGAAGGAGTGCGTGGAAACACCCTGAGGGCAATAATGGATGTGACTCATTTTAACGCGCACGGTGATCAGGTAAACACACAAAGATCCGTCGACTTTTTCATAAACGGCTTAATTGATGCAAGAATCTACAACATAGGTGTAATCAAACTAGGAGAAAAGCAGACTGTGATAGGCGAGGTCATAAATGAAGGAAATGTAAACGCCTTGTTCTCGTTTGTCACGCTTGAACCTCTTGATGGCTCGAATCTAAAGCCACAAACTCAGTTCATAGACGAGCTTGAGACTGATTCACCAGTGCCGTTTAACATTCCGATTGAATTTGACGGTGAGCCAAAGTACGGTGATCACAAAGTCAAGATAACGGTGCGTTACAAAGACAGCATGCGACAAGAACACTTGATAAGCGAAGAAGCAACCATCACACTGGAGAACACCGCCAAAGCCCCAGAGCCGTCTGTATCTGATTACATGCCTGGCATGATCGTCGTCATAGTTGCAGCTATAGTAGGTACAGTAATTTACAAGAAAATCAAAAGGAAAAAAGAAGTAACGTCTGAGCCAGAATCATAA
- a CDS encoding universal stress protein, with product MGKKYQTILVPYDNSKYSKKALTEALEIARMFGSDLYLLTVVDALTVAPSRFYLKPGSGEGKKLDKYLKGAFSKIDLVLRDAVLKCKEKDVCADYEIVVGSPVNVILKFAKKKKVELVVMGSQGLTGFGRLRALGSVSRKVSELAECPVMIVR from the coding sequence ATGGGTAAGAAGTACCAGACAATCCTTGTGCCATATGATAATTCAAAATATTCTAAAAAGGCATTGACAGAGGCACTGGAAATTGCACGTATGTTTGGCTCTGATCTGTATCTTCTCACAGTCGTAGATGCACTCACTGTTGCACCTTCTAGATTTTATCTCAAACCTGGAAGTGGAGAAGGTAAAAAATTAGATAAATATCTCAAGGGTGCGTTTTCCAAAATTGACTTGGTGCTTCGCGATGCGGTTCTTAAATGCAAGGAAAAAGATGTGTGTGCGGATTATGAAATAGTTGTAGGCTCTCCAGTCAACGTGATTCTTAAATTTGCCAAGAAGAAAAAGGTGGAGCTTGTGGTAATGGGCAGTCAGGGATTGACAGGATTCGGTAGACTCAGGGCATTAGGTAGCGTAAGTAGAAAGGTGTCCGAGCTTGCAGAGTGTCCTGTAATGATAGTACGCTAG